One Cupriavidus oxalaticus genomic region harbors:
- a CDS encoding tripartite tricarboxylate transporter substrate binding protein, giving the protein MRPLSVVNSLASLLFVAGSLGTLPGRAEANIASTFPQKPIRMVVTFPAGGGTDSLARLIGADISKSLGQQVVVDNRPGASGNIGAEFVAKSPADGYTLLIVNSSFAINPSVFKKLQFNPKSDFSAVITFASVPSVIAVPSLSKIRTFNDLLATGKSASPPSYASCGNGTPQHLAGELLKVSARIAMLHVPYKGCAPAIADVLGNQADVSINTLTNTMPYLKSNRLRALAVTSKARSPFLPDVPSVSELGIPGYDVDQWFGILAPANTPPEIVQKLNTEIARAIAKPEVRSSLEQLGFATTTSTPAEFQKLVTSDIDRWQKFATKINLLVD; this is encoded by the coding sequence ATGAGACCCCTATCCGTCGTCAACAGCCTGGCATCGCTCCTGTTTGTCGCAGGGAGCCTGGGCACCCTGCCCGGGCGCGCCGAGGCCAATATCGCCAGTACCTTCCCGCAGAAGCCCATCCGCATGGTGGTGACGTTCCCGGCCGGAGGCGGGACCGATTCCCTTGCGCGCCTGATCGGGGCGGACATCAGCAAATCGCTGGGGCAGCAGGTAGTCGTCGACAACCGGCCGGGCGCCAGCGGCAATATCGGTGCCGAGTTCGTCGCCAAGAGCCCTGCCGACGGCTACACGCTGCTGATCGTCAACAGCAGCTTCGCCATCAACCCGAGCGTCTTCAAGAAGCTGCAGTTCAACCCGAAGTCCGATTTCAGCGCCGTCATCACCTTTGCTTCGGTGCCGTCGGTGATCGCCGTGCCATCGCTCTCGAAGATCCGCACCTTCAACGACTTGCTGGCGACGGGCAAGAGCGCCTCACCCCCCAGCTATGCCTCGTGCGGTAACGGCACGCCCCAGCATCTGGCCGGTGAATTGCTGAAGGTCTCGGCAAGGATCGCTATGCTTCACGTGCCGTACAAGGGTTGTGCACCCGCCATCGCCGACGTGCTCGGCAACCAGGCGGATGTCAGCATCAATACGCTGACCAACACCATGCCCTACCTGAAAAGCAACAGGTTGCGCGCGCTGGCCGTCACGTCGAAGGCACGTTCGCCGTTCCTGCCCGACGTGCCGAGCGTGAGCGAGCTTGGCATCCCCGGCTATGACGTCGACCAATGGTTCGGCATCCTGGCCCCGGCGAACACGCCGCCCGAAATCGTGCAGAAGCTGAACACGGAAATCGCCAGGGCCATCGCCAAGCCCGAGGTCAGGTCTTCGCTGGAGCAGCTCGGCTTTGCCACGACCACGAGCACCCCTGCCGAATTCCAGAAGCTGGTGACCTCCGATATCGATCGCTGGCAGAAATTCGCGACGAAGATCAATCTGCTCGTCGACTGA
- the phnN gene encoding phosphonate metabolism protein/1,5-bisphosphokinase (PRPP-forming) PhnN has product MKATGTFFLVVGPSGAGKDSLIDGARASLDDDYVFARRVITRPGGSAGEDHEGVTEAEFARRQRRGEFLVTWDAHDLRYGLPMSLMRELERGRNVVANGSRGVVADLAARLPRFVVILVTAPQEVLAQRISARGRESGDQVARRVARAGVSMPPEVACITVSNDSTLEAGMARFVEALQSGTSASATRQPASRANLMAKLRGEPLDEAAYVAVLQDAIAGRYTEAELTDFLIAATRTLTDAEVVALARARTAFTPRIDWDEPLVVDKHSMGGVPGSRITLVVVPIVAAYGLAMPKTSSRAITSAAGTADAMETIARVDLTHEDVRRCVAQARACIAWNGRLNHSVIDDVMNAITRPLRLDSRRWSVASILSKKFTAGATHVIVDLPFGPQAKLATRADAEALGALFEHVGKGLGLHVRALVTDGSHPIGRGIGPALEVRDVRLVLDNDPAAPADLREKALRFAGEIIAFDPRVGCAEQGMRIAAALLHEGKAKAAFDRIAAAQGIRSRPVAPGTHTRIVAATTRGQVTAIEGLQISGVARAAGAPRAAGAGIDLLCTVGAQVAPGQPLYRIHADSAAALEAAAALVRVGGECHQAVRIDPD; this is encoded by the coding sequence ATGAAGGCAACCGGCACATTCTTTCTCGTTGTGGGGCCCAGTGGCGCTGGCAAGGATTCCCTGATCGACGGTGCGCGCGCCTCGCTCGATGACGACTATGTCTTCGCACGGCGCGTCATCACGCGCCCGGGCGGGTCGGCCGGCGAGGATCACGAGGGCGTTACGGAAGCCGAGTTCGCACGGCGCCAGCGAAGGGGCGAGTTCCTGGTCACCTGGGACGCACACGACCTTCGCTATGGATTGCCCATGTCGCTGATGCGCGAGCTGGAACGCGGGCGCAACGTCGTAGCCAATGGCTCGCGCGGCGTCGTCGCCGACCTCGCCGCCCGCTTGCCGCGCTTCGTGGTCATCCTGGTGACGGCACCGCAGGAGGTGCTGGCACAGCGCATCAGCGCGCGCGGACGTGAATCGGGCGACCAGGTCGCCAGGCGGGTGGCGCGAGCGGGAGTATCGATGCCTCCCGAGGTCGCCTGCATCACGGTGTCAAACGACAGCACGCTGGAAGCGGGCATGGCACGCTTTGTCGAAGCGCTGCAAAGCGGCACCAGTGCATCCGCCACCAGGCAGCCGGCCAGCCGCGCCAACCTCATGGCCAAGCTGCGCGGCGAGCCGCTCGACGAAGCTGCCTATGTTGCCGTGCTGCAAGACGCCATCGCCGGGCGGTACACCGAGGCAGAGCTGACCGACTTCCTCATTGCCGCAACCCGCACGCTGACCGACGCCGAAGTGGTGGCGCTGGCACGCGCACGGACGGCCTTCACACCCCGCATCGACTGGGACGAGCCGCTTGTCGTCGACAAGCACTCAATGGGCGGCGTTCCCGGCAGCCGCATCACGCTGGTGGTGGTGCCGATTGTCGCGGCGTACGGCCTGGCCATGCCCAAGACGTCATCGCGCGCGATCACATCTGCTGCCGGCACTGCCGATGCGATGGAAACCATCGCGCGGGTCGACCTGACGCACGAGGACGTGCGCCGATGCGTGGCGCAGGCGCGCGCATGCATTGCGTGGAACGGACGCCTGAACCATTCCGTGATCGACGACGTGATGAACGCGATCACCCGGCCCCTGCGCCTCGATTCGCGACGCTGGTCGGTGGCATCGATCCTGTCGAAGAAGTTCACCGCCGGCGCGACCCATGTCATCGTCGATCTGCCCTTCGGGCCGCAGGCCAAGCTGGCGACGCGCGCCGACGCCGAGGCGCTCGGCGCACTGTTCGAACACGTCGGCAAGGGACTGGGCCTGCACGTGCGCGCGCTGGTCACGGACGGCAGCCACCCGATCGGCCGTGGCATCGGCCCCGCGCTGGAAGTGCGCGACGTCCGGCTGGTGCTCGACAACGATCCCGCGGCTCCCGCGGACCTGCGTGAAAAAGCCCTGCGCTTTGCCGGCGAGATCATCGCCTTCGATCCCCGCGTGGGCTGCGCCGAACAGGGCATGCGCATTGCGGCTGCGCTGCTGCACGAAGGCAAGGCGAAGGCCGCGTTCGACCGGATCGCCGCAGCGCAGGGCATTCGCTCCCGCCCGGTGGCGCCGGGTACGCATACGCGGATCGTGGCCGCCACCACGCGGGGCCAGGTGACGGCCATCGAGGGCTTGCAGATTTCCGGCGTGGCGCGCGCTGCCGGGGCACCGCGCGCCGCGGGCGCAGGCATCGACCTGCTGTGCACGGTCGGTGCGCAGGTGGCGCCGGGGCAACCCCTCTACCGTATCCACGCCGACTCCGCTGCAGCACTTGAGGCGGCAGCGGCACTGGTCCGCGTTGGTGGCGAGTGCCATCAGGCAGTGCGTATAGATCCCGATTGA
- a CDS encoding MarR family winged helix-turn-helix transcriptional regulator encodes MATRKPDAPVNITPPDEADEERLAHLVKDAARAYIRALQLRLAEHSVSYGHWTILRILWRHDGLSQRELSERAGVTEPTTFAAVKALEALGYVERTHLPGNRKKVHVFLSKTGRALRRKLEPLATEVNELSVEGVSEEDVLTTRRVLITIAKRLVADEIASAENGRRVPSTQEVGRLLSDL; translated from the coding sequence ATGGCCACAAGGAAGCCGGATGCTCCGGTCAACATCACGCCGCCGGATGAAGCCGATGAAGAACGGCTTGCCCACCTGGTAAAGGACGCCGCGCGCGCCTATATCCGGGCGCTGCAACTGCGCCTGGCGGAACATTCGGTTTCATACGGCCACTGGACCATCCTGCGTATCCTGTGGCGCCATGACGGCCTGTCGCAGCGCGAGTTGAGCGAGCGGGCCGGCGTGACCGAGCCGACCACCTTTGCGGCGGTGAAGGCGCTGGAAGCGCTGGGCTATGTGGAACGCACGCACCTTCCCGGCAACAGGAAGAAGGTGCACGTGTTCCTGAGCAAGACCGGGCGCGCGTTGCGCCGCAAGCTCGAACCGCTGGCCACCGAGGTCAATGAACTCAGCGTGGAGGGCGTGAGCGAAGAGGATGTGCTGACCACGCGCCGCGTGTTGATCACGATCGCCAAGCGCCTGGTCGCCGACGAGATCGCGTCGGCTGAGAACGGCCGGCGGGTGCCGTCCACGCAGGAGGTGGGGCGGCTGCTGTCGGACCTGTAG
- the nadC gene encoding carboxylating nicotinate-nucleotide diphosphorylase, with protein sequence MYDLFATDKLIDLWLTEDIGICDLTVQTMIEPGETGTFCMNAREPMIIAGIDVAARIFARYDPTLSVDVRVADGDKVAKGAVLLNVSGNARSVLTAERTALNIMQRLCGIANLTATYAQAIAHTKARLIDSRKTTPGLRALEKHAVTCGGGLNHRLSLDNGVMIKDNHISVCGSIAAAVERVRRKLPVLTKLEVECDRLEQVHEALAAGVDVIMLDNMSVADMKEAVQIVNGRTKVEASGGIRLETIRAVAETGVDYISTSKITQSAPAVDIGLDDA encoded by the coding sequence ATGTACGACCTCTTTGCCACCGACAAGCTGATCGACCTCTGGCTGACCGAAGACATCGGCATCTGCGACTTGACCGTCCAGACCATGATCGAACCGGGTGAGACCGGCACCTTCTGCATGAACGCCCGCGAGCCGATGATCATCGCCGGCATCGACGTGGCGGCACGTATCTTCGCCCGCTACGATCCCACGCTGTCTGTCGACGTGCGCGTCGCGGACGGCGACAAGGTCGCCAAAGGGGCGGTGCTGCTGAACGTGAGCGGCAATGCGCGCAGCGTGCTGACGGCCGAGCGCACCGCGCTGAACATCATGCAGCGCCTGTGCGGCATCGCCAACCTCACGGCCACCTATGCCCAGGCCATTGCGCATACCAAAGCGCGCCTGATCGACAGCCGCAAGACCACGCCAGGCCTGCGCGCGCTGGAAAAGCATGCGGTGACCTGCGGCGGTGGCCTGAACCACCGGCTGAGCCTGGACAATGGCGTGATGATCAAGGACAACCACATCTCTGTGTGCGGCAGCATCGCCGCCGCCGTCGAACGCGTGCGCCGCAAGCTGCCGGTGCTGACGAAACTGGAAGTGGAATGCGACCGGCTGGAGCAGGTGCACGAGGCCCTGGCCGCCGGTGTCGACGTGATCATGCTGGACAACATGTCGGTGGCCGACATGAAAGAGGCCGTGCAGATCGTCAATGGCCGGACCAAGGTCGAGGCCTCGGGCGGCATTCGCCTGGAAACGATCCGGGCCGTGGCGGAAACCGGCGTGGACTACATCTCGACGAGCAAGATCACGCAGTCGGCACCGGCCGTGGATATCGGACTGGACGACGCCTGA
- the fliR gene encoding flagellar biosynthetic protein FliR, whose product MVEFTSAQLYGWLAAFLWPFFRILALIGTAPLFGESTIPRRAKIALSAMIAMVVSPTIAQLPAAPVYSFEGLLIILNEVGIGLATGFVMRLVFATVQQAGEIIGLQMGLSFASFFDRSAGGQTMVLSRFLNIIAVLLFLALDGHLMMLGALVDSFNGLPVGGNPGGTPLSAGGAMAVARAGGMVFASGMLLALPMIAALLTLNLAMGILNRASPQLSIFAVGFPVTLSGGFLVLMLVMPQMGTYMQHMIEAGLESIGTVLGQFGR is encoded by the coding sequence GTGGTCGAATTCACTTCAGCCCAGCTCTACGGCTGGCTCGCGGCATTCCTGTGGCCCTTCTTCCGCATCCTGGCGCTGATCGGCACCGCGCCGCTGTTTGGTGAATCGACCATCCCGCGGCGCGCCAAGATCGCGCTGTCGGCGATGATCGCAATGGTGGTCTCGCCCACCATCGCGCAGCTGCCGGCGGCGCCGGTGTACTCCTTCGAGGGCCTGCTGATCATCCTCAACGAGGTCGGCATCGGCCTGGCCACCGGCTTTGTCATGCGGCTGGTCTTTGCTACCGTGCAGCAGGCGGGCGAAATCATCGGCCTGCAGATGGGCCTGTCGTTCGCCTCGTTCTTCGACCGCTCCGCCGGCGGCCAGACCATGGTGCTGTCGCGCTTCCTCAATATCATCGCGGTGCTGCTGTTCCTGGCGCTGGACGGCCACCTGATGATGCTGGGCGCCCTGGTCGACAGCTTCAATGGGCTGCCTGTTGGTGGCAACCCCGGCGGCACGCCGCTGTCGGCGGGCGGCGCCATGGCCGTGGCGCGCGCCGGCGGCATGGTGTTCGCGTCGGGCATGCTGCTGGCGCTGCCGATGATCGCCGCGCTGCTGACGCTGAACCTGGCCATGGGCATCCTGAACCGCGCCTCGCCGCAGTTGTCGATCTTCGCAGTGGGCTTCCCGGTGACGCTGTCGGGCGGCTTCCTGGTGCTGATGCTGGTGATGCCGCAGATGGGCACCTACATGCAGCACATGATCGAGGCCGGGCTCGAGTCGATCGGCACGGTGCTGGGGCAGTTCGGGCGCTAG
- the fliQ gene encoding flagellar biosynthesis protein FliQ, whose translation MTPETVMTIATQAMKMTLLLAAPLLLVALTAGLVVSLFQAATQINEMTLTFIPKLIALFVTMVLAGPWMINTMVDYMREVFQSIPALAH comes from the coding sequence ATGACCCCGGAAACCGTAATGACCATCGCCACCCAGGCGATGAAGATGACCCTGCTGCTGGCCGCGCCGCTGCTGCTGGTGGCGCTCACCGCCGGCCTGGTGGTGAGCCTGTTCCAGGCCGCGACGCAGATCAACGAGATGACGCTGACCTTCATCCCCAAGCTGATCGCGCTGTTTGTCACCATGGTGCTGGCCGGTCCGTGGATGATCAACACCATGGTCGACTACATGCGCGAGGTGTTCCAGAGCATCCCCGCGCTGGCGCACTGA
- the fliP gene encoding flagellar type III secretion system pore protein FliP (The bacterial flagellar biogenesis protein FliP forms a type III secretion system (T3SS)-type pore required for flagellar assembly.) — translation MNSLRAAWRRRFRPARLAVAARCSPLSIALLLTLAAAVLALAPAPAWAQQLPGVVSKPAPGGGQIWSLPIQTLVLLTSLSFLPAAMLMMTGFTRIIIVLGLLRNALGTATSPPNQVLVGLSLFLTFFVMAPVLDRIYNDAYKPLSENRISLETAAARAAEPLKAFMLRQTREKDLAMFAQMAKAPEMQGPEEVPLSILVPAFVTSELKTAFQIGFTIFIPFLIIDLVVASVLMAMGMMMVPPATISLPFKLMLFVLVDGWQLLLGSLAQSFMN, via the coding sequence ATGAATTCCCTGCGTGCCGCATGGCGGCGCCGCTTCCGGCCCGCGCGCCTCGCCGTGGCCGCGCGCTGCAGCCCGTTGTCGATTGCCCTGCTCCTGACGCTTGCCGCCGCCGTACTGGCATTGGCGCCAGCGCCTGCGTGGGCGCAGCAGCTGCCCGGCGTGGTCAGCAAGCCCGCCCCGGGCGGCGGCCAGATCTGGTCGCTGCCGATCCAGACGCTGGTGCTGCTGACCTCGCTGTCGTTCCTGCCGGCGGCGATGCTGATGATGACCGGCTTCACCCGCATCATCATCGTGCTGGGCCTGCTGCGCAACGCGCTGGGCACGGCCACTTCGCCGCCCAACCAGGTGCTGGTGGGACTGTCGCTGTTCCTGACCTTCTTCGTGATGGCGCCGGTGCTGGACCGCATCTACAACGACGCCTACAAGCCGCTGTCGGAAAACAGGATCAGCCTGGAAACGGCCGCCGCCAGGGCCGCCGAGCCGCTCAAGGCCTTCATGCTGCGCCAGACCCGCGAAAAGGACCTGGCGATGTTCGCGCAGATGGCCAAGGCCCCGGAAATGCAGGGCCCGGAAGAAGTGCCGCTGAGCATCCTGGTGCCCGCCTTCGTCACCAGCGAGCTGAAGACCGCGTTCCAGATCGGCTTCACCATCTTTATCCCGTTCCTGATCATCGACCTGGTGGTTGCCAGCGTGCTGATGGCGATGGGCATGATGATGGTGCCGCCGGCAACCATCTCGCTGCCGTTCAAGCTGATGCTGTTCGTGCTGGTGGACGGCTGGCAGCTGCTGCTGGGGTCGCTGGCGCAGAGCTTCATGAACTGA
- the fliO gene encoding flagellar biosynthetic protein FliO, with protein sequence MTVRKYPTRGAGRLWAAGASLAALIPALTPTLALAADDKPAPAISGAGSLAQAGLGLFAVIALILGMAWLARRAGLVRHATGGVMKVVGSTMLGARQRLVLVEVGDTWLVLGVSPGEIRPLHSMPAHTAGSSSANPLTPAHATGMPQPPTGGTFAEKLLRSLQSQFKS encoded by the coding sequence ATGACCGTCCGGAAGTACCCCACGCGCGGTGCTGGCCGCCTTTGGGCGGCTGGCGCCAGTCTCGCCGCGCTGATCCCGGCGCTGACCCCGACGCTGGCACTGGCCGCCGACGACAAGCCGGCACCGGCCATCAGCGGCGCGGGCAGCCTGGCGCAGGCAGGGCTGGGGCTGTTCGCCGTGATCGCGCTGATCCTCGGCATGGCCTGGCTGGCCCGGCGCGCCGGGCTGGTGCGCCACGCCACCGGCGGGGTGATGAAGGTCGTAGGCAGCACCATGCTGGGCGCACGCCAGCGGCTGGTGCTGGTGGAAGTCGGCGATACCTGGCTGGTGCTGGGCGTCAGCCCCGGCGAAATCCGCCCGCTGCACAGCATGCCGGCGCACACCGCCGGCAGCAGCTCCGCCAACCCGCTGACCCCGGCACACGCCACCGGCATGCCGCAACCGCCGACCGGCGGCACCTTCGCCGAGAAGCTGCTGCGTTCGCTGCAATCCCAGTTCAAGTCATGA
- the fliN gene encoding flagellar motor switch protein FliN yields MSDGFEDKPVDPMDDWASALAEQTSATAAEIPAAAPAATPAAATVFQPLAKEATSGFHNDIEMILDIPVQLTVELGRTKVPIKNLLQLAQGSVVELDGLAGEPMDVLVNGYLIAQGEVVVVNDKFGIRLTDIITPSERIRKLNK; encoded by the coding sequence ATGAGTGACGGCTTCGAGGACAAACCGGTCGATCCGATGGACGACTGGGCCAGCGCGCTGGCGGAGCAGACCAGCGCCACAGCTGCCGAGATCCCGGCCGCGGCGCCCGCGGCCACGCCAGCCGCCGCCACCGTCTTCCAGCCGCTGGCCAAGGAAGCGACCAGCGGCTTCCACAACGATATCGAGATGATCCTCGATATCCCGGTGCAGCTGACGGTCGAGCTGGGCCGCACCAAGGTGCCCATCAAGAACCTGCTGCAGCTGGCACAGGGCTCGGTGGTCGAACTGGACGGGCTGGCCGGCGAGCCGATGGACGTGCTGGTCAACGGCTACCTGATCGCGCAGGGCGAGGTGGTGGTGGTGAACGACAAGTTCGGCATCCGCCTGACGGACATCATCACGCCGTCCGAACGCATCCGCAAGCTGAACAAATGA
- the fliM gene encoding flagellar motor switch protein FliM: MAYDKFLSQDEVDELLKGVSGEADTPKASEPALDDSGVRPYNLATQERIIRGRLHTLEIINERFARSLRSALFNFIRRGADISVGSVRIEKFGDFARNLPMPTNLNLVHLKPLRGTALFVYDPNLVFLVVDNLFGGDGRFHTRVEGRDFTQTEQRIIQRMLELTLASYGSAWRTVHPIETEYIRSEMHTKFANVATQNEAVVTTAFHIELGAVGGQLHVCLPYAMIEPLKDLLMNPLQDEKEVDKGWVNQLSRQLRAAEVELVAEFAHLQSTVAEVLALRAGDVLPIELPEKIFGKVDGVPVMQCGFGTMNGQYALRVERMINHQDGQSHLDTEDTDYE; encoded by the coding sequence ATGGCCTACGACAAGTTCCTCTCGCAAGACGAGGTCGACGAGCTGCTCAAGGGCGTATCCGGCGAGGCCGATACGCCCAAGGCCAGCGAGCCGGCGCTGGACGACAGCGGGGTGCGCCCGTACAACCTGGCGACGCAGGAACGCATCATCCGCGGCCGCCTGCACACGCTGGAGATCATCAACGAGCGCTTTGCCCGTTCGCTGCGCTCGGCACTGTTCAATTTCATCCGCCGGGGCGCGGATATTTCGGTCGGCAGCGTCAGGATCGAGAAGTTCGGCGATTTCGCCCGCAACCTGCCGATGCCGACCAACCTGAACCTGGTCCACCTGAAGCCGCTGCGCGGCACGGCGCTGTTCGTCTACGACCCGAACCTGGTGTTCCTGGTGGTGGACAACCTGTTCGGCGGCGACGGCCGCTTCCACACCCGCGTGGAAGGGCGCGACTTCACCCAGACCGAGCAGCGCATCATCCAGCGCATGCTGGAGCTGACGCTGGCCAGCTACGGCAGCGCCTGGCGCACCGTGCACCCGATCGAGACCGAGTACATCCGCTCGGAGATGCACACCAAGTTTGCCAACGTCGCCACGCAGAACGAAGCCGTGGTGACCACCGCCTTCCATATCGAACTGGGCGCCGTCGGCGGGCAGCTCCACGTGTGCCTGCCGTACGCGATGATCGAGCCGCTCAAGGACCTGCTGATGAATCCGCTGCAGGACGAGAAGGAAGTCGACAAGGGCTGGGTCAACCAGCTGTCAAGGCAGCTGCGCGCGGCCGAAGTGGAACTGGTCGCCGAGTTCGCGCACCTGCAGAGCACGGTGGCCGAGGTGCTGGCGCTGCGCGCCGGCGACGTGCTGCCGATCGAGCTGCCGGAGAAGATCTTCGGCAAGGTGGACGGCGTGCCCGTGATGCAGTGCGGCTTCGGCACCATGAATGGCCAGTACGCGCTGCGGGTAGAACGAATGATCAATCACCAGGACGGCCAATCCCACCTGGACACCGAGGACACCGATTATGAGTGA
- the fliL gene encoding flagellar basal body-associated protein FliL, translating to MANTASPSRTGSNTGKRGRLLLIGGGVLVLALGAGGFVLGSVLSNGQPAAPAAPAAPVIPPPIFVPLDAFTVNLRSEDGDRFLHTGLSLKVADAETQARLAQYLPEARSRILLLLSARQPADLATVEGKRKLADDIRTTIAQPFATGLPGQRVLDVLFTSFVVQ from the coding sequence ATGGCGAACACGGCTTCCCCTTCCCGGACTGGCAGCAACACAGGCAAGCGCGGCCGGCTGCTGCTGATCGGCGGCGGCGTGCTTGTCCTGGCACTGGGCGCCGGAGGCTTTGTGCTGGGCAGCGTGCTGAGCAACGGCCAGCCGGCGGCGCCCGCCGCGCCCGCCGCCCCGGTCATTCCGCCGCCGATCTTCGTGCCGCTGGATGCGTTCACCGTCAACCTGAGAAGCGAGGACGGCGACCGCTTCCTGCATACCGGCCTGTCGCTGAAGGTGGCGGATGCGGAGACGCAGGCGCGCCTGGCGCAGTACCTGCCCGAGGCCCGCAGCCGCATCCTGCTGTTGTTGTCGGCACGCCAGCCCGCGGACCTGGCCACGGTCGAAGGCAAGCGCAAGCTGGCCGACGACATCCGCACCACCATCGCCCAGCCCTTCGCCACCGGCCTGCCCGGCCAGCGCGTGCTGGATGTGTTGTTCACCTCTTTCGTGGTGCAGTAA